From the Rhodoferax sp. WC2427 genome, one window contains:
- a CDS encoding HD-GYP domain-containing protein, producing MSETVTDSQYFTRAVSQLSPGRGMQTNRPVMGAQGIKILDKGAKITPRLYERLVQHHPTTPLDDAIDIEDSVNGKNLRAVGEELLDSNLVFSRMAEAPQDRKLLLDCLEAVPLPPAVVFQLTVVRDVHPGQFRYLVATALTAVWLGNRPLALRNDLVMLAAAGLLHDLGMMHIDPVLLEPSAAISPEQRRQLYSHPLVSVLLLERHAEYRAEMLRAIREHHEVLDGSGYPAGLAATSVGAWGRIVSLAQVVAALVRPGRSHALLRLSVLLRTNRHRYDTVLINRMLPLLQRPDDNAPEADGIDNPVADPVRHLKAIYQTLLGWPAALAQDTRWSAARRGGMVFIGERCARIHRTILESGVAPDQLQSLDADAISGLLSDELSLITRELAWQLRAVKLEARRRWNAAAHEKLPDSLAAWAHKVEAVCADLVDRTTAAAVQTEKI from the coding sequence ATGTCTGAGACCGTGACCGACTCCCAATACTTCACCAGGGCGGTGTCGCAACTGAGCCCGGGGCGGGGCATGCAGACCAACCGCCCCGTGATGGGCGCGCAGGGCATCAAGATCCTGGACAAAGGGGCCAAAATCACCCCGCGGCTGTACGAACGCCTGGTGCAGCACCACCCGACCACCCCGCTGGACGATGCCATCGACATCGAGGACTCCGTCAACGGCAAGAACTTGCGCGCCGTCGGCGAAGAGTTGCTGGACAGTAACCTGGTGTTCTCGCGCATGGCCGAAGCCCCCCAGGACCGCAAGCTGCTGCTCGACTGCCTGGAAGCCGTGCCGCTGCCGCCCGCCGTCGTCTTTCAGCTGACCGTGGTGCGCGATGTACACCCCGGCCAGTTCCGCTACCTTGTAGCCACCGCACTCACAGCGGTGTGGCTGGGCAACCGCCCGCTGGCGCTGCGCAACGACCTGGTGATGCTGGCCGCCGCCGGATTGCTGCACGACCTGGGCATGATGCACATCGACCCCGTGTTGCTGGAACCCAGCGCTGCAATCAGCCCCGAGCAACGCCGCCAGCTGTACTCGCACCCGTTGGTATCGGTGTTGCTGCTGGAGCGCCACGCGGAGTACCGTGCCGAGATGTTGCGCGCCATACGCGAACACCATGAGGTGCTGGACGGCTCTGGCTACCCCGCCGGGCTGGCGGCTACATCCGTCGGGGCCTGGGGCCGGATCGTGTCGCTGGCGCAGGTGGTGGCGGCGCTGGTACGGCCGGGCCGCAGCCACGCCCTGTTGCGCTTGTCGGTGCTGTTGCGCACCAACCGCCACCGCTATGACACGGTGCTGATCAACCGCATGCTGCCGCTGCTGCAGCGGCCCGACGACAACGCGCCCGAGGCCGACGGCATCGATAACCCGGTGGCCGATCCGGTGCGCCACCTCAAGGCGATTTACCAGACGCTGCTGGGCTGGCCCGCGGCCCTGGCGCAGGACACCCGCTGGTCGGCGGCGCGGCGTGGCGGCATGGTGTTCATAGGCGAGCGCTGTGCACGCATCCACCGCACCATTCTGGAGTCAGGCGTGGCCCCCGACCAGCTGCAAAGCCTGGACGCCGATGCCATCAGTGGGCTGCTGTCCGACGAACTCTCGCTGATCACCCGCGAACTGGCCTGGCAACTGCGCGCCGTGAAGCTCGAAGCCCGCCGCCGCTGGAACGCCGCCGCCCACGAGAAGCTGCCGGACAGCCTGGCGGCATGGGCGCACAAGGTGGAGGCCGTGTGTGCCGATCTGGTCGACCGCACCACCGCGGCCGCGGTGCAGACCGAAAAAATTTAA
- a CDS encoding acyl-CoA dehydrogenase family protein → MIERTLFGPDHEAFRDSFRRFVDKEIVPFHAAWEEQGYVDRNVWHKAGANGFLCPSMPEEWGGSGADKLYSVVQIEELARAGITGIGYSLHNEIVAPYLLHYATPAQKAKYLPQMASGAMVGAIAMSEPSAGSDLQGIQSTALQQADGSYRLNGSKTFITNGWHADLVVVVAKTNPAAGAKGTSLFLVERGMPGFTVGKRLKKLGMKAQDTAELFFDNVHLGPEQLLGGSLHENRGFICLMEQLPWERLQIAITAVAAAQAAIGWTVAYVKERKVFGQPVASFQNTRFTLAELQTEVQVAQVFIDRCTELLLQDRLDTATASMAKYWTTDLQCKVMDQCLQLFGGYGYMWEYPITRAYADARVQRIYGGTNEIMKEVITRSMGLG, encoded by the coding sequence ATGATTGAACGCACTCTTTTTGGCCCCGACCACGAGGCTTTTCGTGACAGCTTTCGCCGTTTTGTCGACAAGGAGATCGTGCCCTTCCACGCCGCCTGGGAAGAGCAGGGCTACGTGGACCGCAACGTCTGGCACAAGGCCGGGGCCAACGGTTTCCTGTGCCCGTCCATGCCTGAAGAATGGGGTGGCTCGGGGGCCGACAAGCTGTATTCGGTGGTGCAGATCGAGGAACTGGCCCGCGCGGGCATTACCGGCATCGGCTACAGCCTGCACAATGAAATCGTGGCCCCGTACCTGCTGCACTACGCCACGCCCGCGCAAAAAGCCAAATACCTGCCGCAGATGGCCAGCGGGGCCATGGTGGGCGCGATCGCCATGAGCGAACCGTCCGCCGGGTCGGACCTGCAGGGCATCCAGTCCACCGCCCTCCAGCAAGCGGATGGCAGCTACCGCCTCAACGGCAGCAAGACTTTCATCACCAATGGCTGGCACGCCGACCTGGTGGTGGTGGTGGCCAAGACCAACCCGGCCGCCGGGGCCAAGGGCACCAGCCTGTTCCTGGTGGAACGCGGCATGCCCGGCTTTACTGTGGGCAAGCGCCTGAAGAAGCTGGGCATGAAGGCGCAAGACACCGCCGAGCTGTTTTTTGACAATGTGCATTTAGGCCCGGAGCAACTGCTGGGCGGCAGCCTGCATGAAAACCGGGGCTTCATCTGCCTGATGGAACAGTTGCCCTGGGAGCGCCTGCAGATTGCCATCACCGCCGTGGCGGCGGCCCAGGCGGCCATTGGCTGGACCGTGGCCTACGTGAAGGAACGCAAGGTGTTTGGCCAGCCGGTGGCCAGCTTCCAGAACACCCGCTTTACCCTGGCCGAGCTGCAGACCGAGGTGCAGGTGGCGCAGGTGTTCATCGACCGCTGCACCGAGCTGCTGCTGCAGGACCGCCTGGACACCGCCACCGCCAGCATGGCCAAGTACTGGACCACCGACCTGCAGTGCAAGGTGATGGACCAGTGCTTGCAGCTCTTCGGCGGCTACGGCTACATGTGGGAATACCCCATCACCCGTGCCTACGCCGATGCCCGGGTGCAGCGCATCTACGGCGGCACCAACGAGATCATGAAAGAAGTGATTACCCGGTCCATGGGACTGGGCTGA
- a CDS encoding chromate transporter, with product MHPPSTTTPPFSASAPQQPQSPTDLFLSFTWLALQGFGGVLGVVQREMVEKKRWLTQEEFLEDWAVAQIMPGPNVLNLSVMLGDRHFGLRGALAAATGLLALPLLVVLALALVYAQYAEHPAVIGALRGMGAVAAGLISATGLRLLRAVRRHVMGVPLCAVLGVLSFVPIALLHWPLAYVLLVVGGLACVQTYRKLAP from the coding sequence ATGCATCCACCGTCCACCACAACACCCCCCTTCTCCGCCTCCGCGCCGCAACAGCCCCAATCCCCCACCGATCTTTTCCTGTCCTTCACCTGGCTGGCCCTGCAGGGCTTTGGGGGGGTGCTGGGCGTGGTGCAGCGCGAAATGGTAGAGAAAAAGCGCTGGCTGACCCAAGAAGAGTTTCTCGAGGACTGGGCCGTGGCGCAGATCATGCCCGGCCCAAATGTGCTGAACCTGTCGGTGATGCTGGGCGACCGCCATTTCGGCCTGCGCGGGGCGCTGGCGGCCGCCACGGGCCTGCTGGCCCTGCCGCTGCTGGTGGTGCTGGCGCTGGCCCTGGTGTACGCCCAGTACGCCGAGCACCCGGCGGTCATCGGTGCCCTGCGCGGCATGGGCGCGGTGGCGGCGGGCCTGATCAGCGCCACCGGCCTGCGCCTGCTGCGGGCCGTACGCCGCCACGTGATGGGCGTGCCCCTGTGCGCGGTGCTGGGCGTGCTGAGCTTTGTGCCCATCGCACTGCTGCACTGGCCGCTGGCCTACGTGCTGCTGGTCGTCGGCGGCCTGGCCTGCGTGCAAACCTACCGCAAGCTGGCACCATGA
- a CDS encoding chromate transporter: MSSLHSIAMQGQDWLALWWHFTSLSLLAVGGAITAAPDMHRFLVEQQHWLTNEQFNTSIAIAQAAPGPNILFIALLGWNVGLNAGGYGAALLGMACTMLGILVPSTTLMWLSTRWGHRNRELRAVRAFKQGMAPIVIALMLATGWLLSSAQHGPERDWPLWLLTGLSALVVWRTKVHILWLLAIGAALGAAGWV; this comes from the coding sequence ATGAGCAGCCTGCACAGCATCGCCATGCAGGGGCAGGACTGGCTGGCCCTGTGGTGGCATTTCACTTCGCTGTCGCTGCTGGCCGTGGGCGGCGCGATCACCGCGGCACCCGACATGCACCGTTTTCTGGTCGAGCAGCAGCACTGGCTGACCAATGAGCAGTTCAATACCTCCATCGCCATCGCCCAGGCCGCGCCGGGGCCGAATATTTTGTTCATCGCCCTGCTGGGCTGGAACGTGGGGCTGAATGCCGGTGGCTATGGTGCGGCCCTGCTGGGCATGGCCTGCACCATGCTGGGCATCCTGGTGCCCAGCACCACGCTGATGTGGTTATCCACCCGCTGGGGCCACCGCAACCGCGAGCTGCGCGCGGTGCGGGCCTTCAAACAAGGCATGGCCCCGATCGTGATTGCGCTGATGCTGGCCACCGGCTGGCTGCTGTCGAGTGCCCAGCACGGGCCCGAGCGCGACTGGCCGCTGTGGCTGCTGACGGGCCTCAGCGCCCTGGTGGTCTGGCGCACCAAGGTCCATATCTTGTGGCTGCTGGCCATCGGCGCGGCGCTGGGCGCGGCAGGCTGGGTGTGA
- a CDS encoding ABC transporter ATP-binding protein produces the protein MDVFLTPRPFVASAASAIFAACALLGLACSAMAQTATAPDTASAEAPAVPYRWRLELSPYTTHFSYNPEHRPVHLAGLERESTIDNSFYGLALFSNSFGQESGYLYLGKSYYNVFDSQPQVYLKWSAGILYGYKPPYNHKVPLNYKGFSPAIVPAVGWRFGGGWNAQIDMLGTAGLTYSLVKEF, from the coding sequence ATGGATGTTTTTTTGACCCCCCGGCCTTTTGTCGCTTCAGCCGCTTCAGCCATTTTTGCCGCTTGCGCCTTGCTGGGCCTGGCCTGCAGTGCCATGGCCCAAACGGCCACCGCTCCCGATACGGCGTCGGCCGAAGCACCCGCCGTGCCGTACCGCTGGCGGCTGGAACTCAGCCCGTACACCACCCATTTCAGCTACAACCCAGAACACCGTCCGGTCCATCTGGCCGGTCTGGAACGCGAATCCACCATCGACAACAGCTTTTACGGCCTGGCGCTGTTCAGCAACTCGTTTGGCCAGGAAAGCGGCTACCTGTACCTGGGCAAGAGCTACTACAACGTCTTTGATAGCCAGCCCCAGGTGTATTTGAAGTGGTCCGCAGGCATTTTGTACGGCTACAAACCGCCCTACAACCACAAGGTGCCGCTGAACTACAAAGGCTTCTCGCCCGCCATCGTGCCCGCGGTGGGCTGGCGCTTTGGCGGCGGCTGGAACGCCCAGATCGACATGCTGGGGACGGCCGGGCTGACCTACTCACTGGTCAAAGAGTTTTAA
- a CDS encoding cytosine permease, which translates to MAYSPIFHNEALTPIPAAGRVFSGAAHAALWFSLGVGLLVMQIGAYLVPAVGTQQALLAIVLGSVLGAGLLAWVARIACDSGLSSAGLMHATFGSGFARLPVLLNIVQLVGWTTFELVIMRDGTAAIAQHSLGWNLSGSQGVLLTTLLWGAVLTALMAASMLTLVRKFIGRFGLPLVVLSLLWLSWQFAQKLLAADAPAFWRRPGDGSMGLLSAMDLVIAMPVSWLPLVADYARHGRSGKSAMAGTWLGYALANIWCYALGVVVVTVAAPGTDLVTALLLAQGGLLALGLILFDEIDNAYGDVYSGAVSAHSLHPKLSIRRWGLLLAMGCTALALVLPIHSLEPFLLMLSSVFVPLFGVILGRLGSHATASVQRLVEPLAAALWLAGIALYHLLATYAPQFGAALPTLAVVYLAAWVSRPLRITYALQK; encoded by the coding sequence ATGGCATATTCACCGATTTTTCACAACGAAGCCCTGACGCCGATCCCGGCCGCAGGCCGTGTTTTCAGTGGGGCGGCGCATGCTGCCCTGTGGTTCAGCCTGGGCGTGGGCCTGCTGGTGATGCAGATCGGCGCCTACCTGGTGCCCGCCGTGGGCACGCAGCAGGCGCTGCTGGCCATCGTGCTGGGCTCGGTGCTGGGGGCGGGGCTGCTGGCCTGGGTGGCGCGCATCGCCTGCGACAGCGGGCTGTCCAGCGCCGGGCTGATGCATGCCACCTTTGGCAGCGGTTTTGCCCGGTTGCCGGTGCTGCTGAACATCGTGCAGCTGGTGGGCTGGACCACGTTTGAGCTGGTCATCATGCGCGACGGCACTGCCGCCATTGCCCAGCACAGCCTGGGCTGGAACCTCAGCGGCAGCCAGGGTGTGCTGCTGACCACTCTGCTGTGGGGCGCGGTGCTGACCGCCTTGATGGCGGCGTCCATGCTGACCCTGGTGCGCAAGTTCATTGGCCGCTTTGGCCTACCGCTGGTGGTGCTGTCGCTGCTGTGGCTGAGCTGGCAGTTCGCCCAGAAGCTGCTGGCCGCCGACGCGCCCGCCTTCTGGCGCCGCCCGGGCGACGGCAGCATGGGCCTGCTGTCGGCCATGGACCTGGTGATTGCCATGCCGGTGTCGTGGCTGCCACTGGTGGCCGACTACGCCCGCCACGGCCGCAGCGGCAAATCGGCCATGGCCGGCACCTGGCTGGGCTACGCGCTGGCCAATATCTGGTGCTACGCGCTGGGCGTGGTGGTGGTGACGGTGGCCGCACCGGGCACTGACCTGGTCACCGCGCTGCTGCTGGCCCAGGGCGGGCTGCTGGCGCTGGGGCTGATCTTGTTTGACGAAATCGACAACGCCTATGGCGACGTGTACTCGGGCGCGGTATCGGCCCACAGCCTGCACCCCAAGCTGAGCATCCGCCGCTGGGGCCTGCTGCTGGCCATGGGCTGTACTGCGCTGGCGCTGGTGCTGCCCATCCACAGCCTGGAGCCGTTTTTGCTGATGCTGAGCTCGGTGTTCGTGCCGCTGTTCGGCGTGATTCTGGGCCGCCTGGGCAGCCATGCCACCGCCTCGGTGCAGCGCCTGGTGGAGCCGCTGGCCGCCGCGCTGTGGCTGGCCGGCATCGCTCTGTACCACCTGCTGGCCACCTACGCACCGCAGTTCGGCGCGGCCCTGCCCACGCTGGCCGTGGTGTACCTGGCGGCCTGGGTGAGCCGCCCGCTGCGGATTACTTACGCACTACAAAAATAG
- the thiD gene encoding bifunctional hydroxymethylpyrimidine kinase/phosphomethylpyrimidine kinase, translating into MTYPPSSPRYLRLLSIAGSDSGGGAGIQADLKTFSALGCYGMTALAALTAQNTRGVTAIHPVPPAFLKAQLQAVLDDIGVDAVKIGMLHSPEMVEVVAWAIDHYQLQKVVLDPVMVATSGDRLMARETVQVLVDQLFPRATVVTPNLDEAALLLGRSVEDAAALEPAVADLLALGAQAVLVKGGHLPGSAVVDVLGLADGTRQRWESVRIATHNGHGTGCTLSSAIAVYLAQGQALPEAVGLARSYILGAIRGGAQVHTGHGQGPLNHGFAPVAMQVLAGEIYKK; encoded by the coding sequence ATGACCTACCCACCAAGCTCCCCCCGCTACCTGCGCCTGCTGTCCATCGCCGGGTCCGACAGCGGCGGCGGCGCCGGTATCCAGGCCGACCTGAAGACCTTCAGCGCCCTGGGCTGCTATGGCATGACGGCGCTGGCCGCACTTACTGCGCAAAACACCCGGGGCGTCACCGCCATCCACCCTGTACCCCCCGCTTTCCTGAAAGCCCAGCTGCAGGCCGTGCTGGACGACATTGGCGTGGATGCGGTGAAGATCGGCATGCTGCATTCCCCCGAAATGGTGGAAGTAGTGGCCTGGGCCATCGACCACTACCAGCTCCAAAAAGTGGTGCTCGACCCGGTGATGGTGGCCACCAGCGGCGACCGGCTGATGGCCCGCGAAACGGTGCAGGTGCTGGTAGACCAGCTGTTTCCCCGCGCCACGGTGGTTACGCCGAATCTGGACGAGGCCGCCTTGCTGCTGGGCCGCAGCGTGGAAGATGCCGCCGCACTGGAGCCCGCCGTGGCCGACCTGCTGGCGCTGGGTGCGCAGGCGGTGCTGGTCAAGGGCGGCCATCTGCCGGGCAGTGCGGTGGTCGATGTACTGGGCCTGGCCGATGGCACGCGCCAGCGCTGGGAGTCGGTGCGCATTGCCACCCACAACGGCCACGGCACCGGCTGTACGCTGTCGTCCGCCATCGCGGTGTACCTGGCGCAGGGCCAGGCCTTGCCCGAGGCGGTGGGGCTGGCACGCAGTTACATCCTGGGGGCGATCCGCGGCGGGGCCCAGGTGCACACCGGCCACGGCCAGGGCCCGTTGAACCACGGCTTTGCGCCTGTGGCTATGCAGGTGCTCGCCGGAGAAATTTATAAGAAATAA
- a CDS encoding FAD-dependent oxidoreductase → MGRLLALALARAGHTVQVFEAGGPEAEGAAARVAAAMLAPLAESAITESSVVQMGQHGLRRWPELIAQLDAPVFFQQNGTLILWHRQDAAEATRFGHQLTATRQQLPSLPAPQAVDATAIAQLEPSVGTRFAQGLYLPGEGQLDNRQLLAALLLQLQKHQVVMHWHTPRAPQDCQADWVFDCRGLGARDHWPGLRAVRGEVLRLHAPGVELRRPVRLVHPRYPLYIAPKEDHVFVVGATEIESDDMSPMSVRSSLELLSAAYSVHPGFGEARILESSTQCRPTLPNNLPAIRQLGARVLQINGLYRHGFLIAPAMLDATLEFMENGHSVLAQQWGLAIETV, encoded by the coding sequence ATGGGCCGCCTGCTGGCCCTGGCACTGGCACGCGCGGGCCACACGGTGCAGGTGTTTGAAGCCGGGGGGCCCGAGGCAGAAGGCGCAGCCGCCCGGGTGGCCGCCGCCATGCTGGCCCCGCTGGCCGAGTCGGCCATCACCGAATCCAGCGTGGTCCAAATGGGCCAGCACGGGCTGCGGCGCTGGCCGGAGCTGATCGCGCAACTCGACGCGCCGGTGTTTTTCCAGCAAAACGGCACGTTGATCCTGTGGCACCGGCAAGACGCGGCCGAGGCCACACGCTTTGGCCACCAACTGACGGCCACGCGCCAGCAGTTGCCCAGCCTGCCCGCGCCCCAGGCAGTGGATGCCACCGCCATCGCGCAATTGGAGCCCAGCGTCGGCACCCGCTTCGCCCAGGGCCTGTACCTGCCCGGTGAAGGCCAGTTGGACAACCGCCAACTGCTGGCCGCACTGCTGCTGCAGCTGCAAAAACACCAGGTTGTGATGCACTGGCACACCCCACGCGCGCCCCAGGATTGCCAGGCCGACTGGGTCTTTGACTGCCGGGGGCTGGGCGCACGCGACCACTGGCCGGGCCTGCGCGCCGTGCGCGGCGAGGTGCTGCGCCTGCATGCGCCGGGCGTGGAGCTGCGCCGCCCGGTACGCCTGGTGCACCCGCGCTATCCGCTGTATATCGCGCCCAAAGAAGACCACGTGTTCGTGGTGGGCGCCACCGAAATCGAATCCGACGATATGTCGCCCATGAGCGTGCGCTCCAGCCTGGAGCTGCTCAGCGCGGCCTACAGCGTGCACCCCGGCTTTGGCGAGGCGCGCATTCTGGAATCCAGCACCCAGTGCCGCCCCACCCTGCCCAACAACCTGCCCGCCATCCGCCAGCTCGGCGCCCGCGTGCTGCAAATCAATGGCCTGTACCGGCACGGTTTTCTGATCGCCCCGGCCATGCTGGACGCGACCTTGGAATTTATGGAAAACGGGCACTCTGTGCTGGCGCAGCAATGGGGTCTTGCTATAGAAACCGTATGA
- the thiS gene encoding sulfur carrier protein ThiS, translating into MNVLINNLPHTLPTGATLADAVALLQARPPFAAAVNKSFVPRAQYPQTALTEADRIEIIHPVTGG; encoded by the coding sequence ATGAACGTCCTGATCAACAACCTCCCCCACACCCTGCCCACCGGGGCCACCCTGGCCGACGCGGTGGCGCTGCTGCAGGCCCGGCCGCCGTTTGCCGCCGCCGTCAACAAAAGCTTTGTGCCGCGCGCGCAGTACCCGCAGACCGCCCTCACAGAGGCCGACCGCATCGAAATCATCCACCCCGTCACTGGCGGCTGA
- a CDS encoding thiazole synthase — translation MTHDPLILYGETFASRLLLGTSRYPSPSILGNAIARARPAMLTASLRRQNLDHPEAHSNGFWDLLRQTGVPVLPNTAGCHGLQEAITTAHMAREVFDTPWIKLELIGDDYTLQPDTLNLVEAASRLVKDGFKVLPYCTEDLVLCQRLVDVGCQAVMPWAAPIGTGKGPINPYAMQVLRERLSVPLLVDAGLGRPSHACQVMEWGYDAVLLNTAVALAQDPVLMAGAFADAVQAGRNAFLGGAMLEQQAAQPSTPVLGTPFWHHAQE, via the coding sequence ATGACACACGACCCCCTCATCCTCTACGGCGAAACGTTTGCCAGCCGCCTGCTGCTGGGCACCTCGCGCTACCCCTCGCCCAGCATTTTGGGCAACGCCATTGCCCGCGCCCGGCCCGCCATGCTGACCGCATCGCTGCGCCGCCAGAACCTGGACCACCCGGAAGCGCACAGCAACGGCTTCTGGGACCTGCTGCGCCAGACCGGCGTACCGGTACTGCCCAACACCGCCGGGTGCCATGGCCTGCAGGAAGCCATCACCACCGCCCACATGGCCCGCGAGGTGTTCGACACGCCGTGGATCAAGCTGGAGCTGATCGGCGACGACTACACCCTGCAACCCGACACCCTGAACCTGGTGGAGGCCGCCAGCCGCCTGGTGAAAGACGGCTTCAAGGTGCTGCCCTACTGCACCGAAGACCTGGTGCTGTGCCAGCGGCTGGTGGACGTGGGCTGCCAGGCCGTGATGCCCTGGGCCGCGCCCATCGGCACCGGCAAGGGGCCCATCAACCCCTACGCCATGCAGGTGCTGCGCGAGCGGCTCAGCGTGCCGCTGCTGGTCGATGCCGGGCTGGGCCGCCCCTCGCACGCCTGCCAGGTGATGGAGTGGGGCTATGACGCGGTGCTGCTGAACACGGCCGTCGCCCTGGCCCAGGACCCGGTGTTGATGGCCGGAGCCTTTGCCGACGCCGTGCAGGCCGGGCGCAATGCCTTTCTGGGCGGCGCCATGCTGGAGCAGCAAGCCGCCCAGCCCAGCACCCCGGTGCTCGGCACGCCGTTTTGGCACCACGCGCAGGAATAA
- a CDS encoding thiamine phosphate synthase codes for MALPATDEALRLSACLQLGFIPADAACIAQAWQAQIARNGNGTDWPDQPQDFGLRPWPRMQAFAPCPQQLGLYAVLPDAAWVGRMARAGVPTVQLRFKSDDPQAIAREVAAAVAAVQGTPALLFINDHWQAAVDAGAYGVHLGQEDLDLLLPVDLDAIRTAGLRLGVSTHGYAEMLRADRVSPSYIALGAVFPTTLKRMATAPQGTARLAAYARLLRNYPLVAIGGIDADRLPEVLASGVGSIGVVRALTAAANPERAATELHQTIQKFLACAQKR; via the coding sequence ATGGCCCTGCCTGCCACGGACGAAGCCCTTCGCCTCAGTGCCTGCCTGCAGCTTGGCTTCATCCCCGCCGATGCCGCCTGCATCGCCCAGGCCTGGCAGGCGCAAATTGCGCGGAACGGCAACGGAACCGACTGGCCCGACCAGCCGCAAGATTTCGGCCTGCGCCCCTGGCCGCGCATGCAGGCCTTTGCGCCCTGCCCGCAGCAACTCGGCCTGTACGCCGTGCTGCCCGATGCCGCCTGGGTCGGCCGCATGGCACGCGCCGGTGTGCCCACGGTGCAGCTGCGCTTCAAATCGGATGACCCGCAGGCTATCGCCCGCGAAGTCGCTGCCGCCGTGGCTGCCGTACAGGGCACGCCCGCCCTGCTGTTCATCAACGACCACTGGCAGGCCGCTGTCGACGCCGGAGCCTACGGCGTGCACCTGGGCCAGGAAGACCTGGACCTGCTGCTGCCGGTCGATCTGGATGCCATCCGCACCGCAGGCCTGCGCCTGGGTGTCAGCACCCACGGCTACGCCGAGATGCTGCGCGCCGACCGCGTCAGCCCCAGCTACATCGCCCTGGGTGCCGTGTTCCCCACCACGCTCAAACGCATGGCCACCGCCCCCCAAGGCACGGCCCGGCTGGCCGCCTACGCCAGGCTGCTGCGCAACTACCCGCTGGTCGCCATCGGCGGCATCGATGCCGATCGCTTGCCCGAGGTGCTGGCCAGCGGCGTGGGCTCGATTGGCGTGGTGCGGGCGCTGACCGCCGCGGCCAACCCCGAGCGTGCCGCCACCGAATTGCACCAGACTATCCAGAAGTTTTTGGCCTGCGCACAGAAACGGTGA